Below is a window of bacterium DNA.
ATCCGATAAGTTGGCTCCCTTCTCAAATTCTGCTCTTATCTGGTTCCGGCAGGAGAGCTGCTTTACCTGTTTCTTCAAATCTTTTTCGGATTTCTGAAGTTCAGCCGTTCTTTCCTTGACCGTCAGCTCAAGCATTTTTTGGGATTTATATACTTCCTCCTCGGCTTTCCTACGGTCGCTGATATCGGTGATGAAACCCTCTACAGCCACAGGTTGTCCATCTTCTCCATAGACACAACTGCCCTTTTCCAGAACCCATTTATCAGGGCCGTTGAGTGTAACGATTCTATAATTCAGTTCAAACGGTCTTCTTGAGGCGACCGCTATTTCCAGATTGCTTTTCAGAATGCGGTAATCTTCTGCAGTTACGAGTGTGCACCTCGATTTGCCGACCAACTCCGATACAGTGTAACCGGTAAGTTCCCGGCAGCCCTCGCTGGCGAAAGTAAAGATGCAATCTTTCCCATCCATTACGCAACGATAGACCATGCCGGGAAGATTACCCAGCAGGGCGGTCATGGCTCTACGGCTTTCGTCCAACTCTTCAGCGATTTTCTTGCGTGCCGTAATATCCCTCGAGGTCCCATAGATGAAAATCGCAGAATTATCGGGTTCGACATAAAAAGAAAAAGTGAAGCTAACCCATATGATATCGCCGGATTTGCTAATACAACGGCATTCTCTGCGTTTTTCGTTTTTCGGGAGGTCTTTGTATTCCCAGGGATTATTCAACAGCTTGATAAGCTGTTGTCTGTCATCCGGGTGAACGATTTCGAGGATGAGGCCGTTTCTGGCATAATACTCATCCCGCGAGTAGCCGAAGAACGTCTCTATAGCAGGGCTTAGGTAATTGATTTTGACTTCAGGATACACTTGGAATTTGTAAATAATGTCGAGAGATTCTTCGACAAGACTTTTGAACTTGTTTTCGCTTTGCTCCAGGGCCAGAATGTGCCTTTTTATTGAAAGGGCATTGCTGACAATGTCGGTAAGGGTGGATACTGTTATTCGCAGTTCTTGCATCCATTCCTTATTCTCTGCCATGGAATGGATCCCAAGGAGGCCAACGATTCTTTCGGATGAGACAACCGGAGCGATCAGTAAAGACTTGGTGCCAATTGTATTGAAATGCTTGCGGGCTTTTTTATTCTTCGAGGCAAGGGATTGATCGGGAAAGAAAGTAAAGGCACCGGCCTTTTGGGATATTTCTTTTTTCCCCGGAAACTGATCCGAAACAAACTTTCTGATAAGGTCTGTCTGGGGACTCAAACCTTCCCTGCACCAGTAATTAGCCAATACTATATTATTTCCGTCCTGGTCGTATAACGAAAGATGAACCCTGTCCGCCTCAGCCAGGTTGCCGATAAATCCGAGAATTTTGTCTATTTCAAGATCGATGCTTTGAGGATCGGCGATGATGATATTTCTGGAAAACGCACTGATCTGATTCTCCAGCCTTAATCTTGCCTCGAGTTCCTTCCTCAAGGATGTCTCACTTGTAACATCTTGAAAAATCAGGGTGTGCACCGACTCGCCCAGCGAGACATCCGTGCCCATGTGCACCCTGAAAACCCGTCCGTCCGGCTTGTCTTCCTTCAGGCCCGTCTCGATATCCAGCGGGAATTGAAACTGCCGGATATCGTACTGCGATTTCCGGGTGAAAACCTTCACCTCATAGATGCAGGCTTCTCCTGAGAACGTCGTGAATCCAAAATAGGGACGCCGGTCGTAGCAGGCGTTGATATCCGTCGATTCGATGCCGGTCAGATGTTTTCCGGACGACAGTTCACGAATGCTTCTTTTTAATTTACCGCCGATTCGCGAAGCCGTTATTTCATACTCGGTCCCTGGCTCCAGGATTTCCATGGTGCTGGCCAGGTTGGCGCCCTGCCTCTGGATGCGGGCTTCGAGATTGTAGTTGGAGGCGGTGCAGAAAGCATAGCCGGTAAGGTCACAGAGGGGGTGCTCCCGGCCGGAGTAGCCTGAAATAACAAGGGAAAGGTCTCGTATCAAGTCTGGATTGAGACTGGTTTTTATTCGGAAAGTTATCCGGATGTCCTCATCCGGACGGCAGAGCGGTTCTTCGTACATCAGGTAGCAATTGAGCGAATCAGAGACATGCGGGTGATGGAATATGATCCATTTCCCATCCTGTTCCTTTATTTGCCAGTGGTCGCCGCAGGCATGGTGGCAGAACCAGTTGACTCCGATCTTGTCTTGCTCCGAGGGGCCTGTGTAAACCGGGTTCCAGCCGCTTTCCTCGTCCGCATTCAAGGAGCAGATGTCTTTCATCTTCTCCAGATGCTTTTTTATCCGAGAATACCCTTCCTCATCCAGCAGTTCTTTCAAATGGGCTCTGTCATGAGCCAGTTGAGGCAGTCTCTCTGAAAGCAATGGGAAATTACTTGAAAAGCCGATAATCGAGAATCGGTCGTCAAGATAGACCTCCGGGATTTCAGCAAAGGCGCGGATGGTGAAAGCCGAGCGGCCAAACTTGTCCCTTTCACCGATTTCGAAGGCGTATCTGTCCCGCATCTGTTTTAGCAATAAAGCGGGAACCTCTCCCCTGCAACTCACAGCACCACCCCGGAAGTTTGAAGAATTAGTTATAATAATTTCCAAATACTAAAATCTCTTGAGAAATATTGCAAGAGATTTGTGGTATATACGGGTACGTAATTAAAGAATAAAAGCGTTGCAAAATTAAATAAAACGAAAACCGTTTAAACAGACGTTTTGAAAAAATATTTACAGAATTTACAATGTATTTATCTTGAGTCAAGCTTTGTAACAGGATAGAATTAAGTGAAAAAATTTGTGCAAATTATTAAAATGGGCTCGGATGCGAATAAGTTGCATATACAATAGAAGGTGATGCTAATAAAACAAGATAAAGTCAATAACCGTTAAAGAGAGATTTATGCTGGCTGATGATTTAACAATCAGAAGTTTGTTCGACTCTGTCCTCTGGCTGCTGGAACAAACCAGCGTGCCGGCCCTACTCGTTGATTACCGCGGCAAGATAATAACAGCCAACACCCCTTTTCTTAGCGTGACAAAATTCCAGGAGGAGGAACTCCTGGGGAAAAGGTGCAGGGAATTGGAAGTAATTGAAGATTTGGTGGAAATACAAAGACGGAAAAAATATCTGAAATCACAAATAGGGCACTACCACGGGTACTCAATCATTATCGACCGGGACAAAAAGGAATTTTTCTGCCGACTCAGTATCGATAAAGTCGCCTGCGATAGCGCCGCCTACTATCTGAAGCAGTTCCAAATGATGAACCACAACAAAATTGAGGAATTCAAAGACCTTGTAAAAATACGCAATACTATTGAAGAAAATCTCCAGGAAATCAGGGATGTATTTGTCCTGGCTCGCGTGGTGCGGATGGATTACCGCAGGATCCTGTTTCTGATGAAGGAGTTTGAGGGGGTCACTCCCAAGCGTTACCTGACCGGCGTGCGCTTGAGACGCTGTCTCGAACTGATAGAGGCTTCGAGCAAGACTCAGAAGGAGATCGCTTTCGAGCTCGGTTTCTGCGATGTCTCCCACCTGTGCAATGTCTTCAAAGACAGCATGAAAATGACGATTACCGAATACCTGAAAACAAACTGCTGCCAGAACGGTTGATTCCATATTCCCCCAATCCCCTCCCTGGGAGGTACGAGATGTTAAGAACAATCCTCGTTACTCTGTTGTTTGTCTTACCAGCCTCCTTGATGTCGGCAGATGGAGTGAAATATCAGAAAATTACGCAGGGCGACTGGGCGGTGGTGCTGGTCCGGGGCCTCAATCTGGATGCAAACAAGCCGCTCGAAAAGGTGCAGGATTTCACCAAATTACTCGAAAAAGTCCAAATTGTGCCCCAGGACGGTTGGAAGATCGACCGGATGATTACGGAAAGCGATTATCTGGGGACTCTGGGAAAAGCCCTGATTTATCTGAACTCGCAGAAAGTCGACAAGAAGCAGGCGGAATTCGACCGGTTCTTCGCTTTCCTCGAGGATAAAGTCGGCCTCGATCTTTCCCAGCTGCTTGCTCTGCTGCCCAGGAATGGCAATCTGCAGAACCTGACGGATGGTCTGGCGAACTACATCTCCTCCAAAACCGGTGCTTCAGGGAGTGACACCCGGCCGGGTGCTGAAAGTACCGCCTCCGGCACGAAGAGCAAGATCACGGGTGGCGGGAACAGCGGTCCCGGCCTGGCTGCGGTATCCAGCCCGGTGGCCAGCCTGGCCGCGGCGCTGACTGCATACGCGCCCGGACCCGGACCCTCGAACCCTGATTACTGGAATATTTTCTCCAAGCCGGCAAGCCCGATACTGCCGAATTAGGGTGAGCTTGGGTCGATTTCTTTCCTGAATCCTGAATGGAGGTAGATCCATGTTGCGTTATGTCAGGAAACTGTTGCCGGCGCTTGTTTTCGCTTTCACACCGATGGTCCTGAACGCCCAGCCGGCTGTTATCCCCCTGCTGCCGGATGACAATGCCGAGCATGTCGCCTTTACGAAACAGAGTTTCGATGCGTTGCTACAGAAAAGCAAATCCCTGTCAGACCAGAAGATGCCCAATCTGGCCTCTGGAATCAATTCCATGAGCCATGAGGCGGCCCTCAAAGCGGCGGTCGATTATTTGCTCGCCGCCCGCGTGAATGTCGGCGGCTCGTTCAGCGAGGGCGCCTTGCCCACCGGCGGCAGCGGGTTGACCAAGGCCTGGCCTTATTCGGCCGGCGGCACAGTCGCGGCCAGAAGCACTTACGGCGAGATCGGCCTGGCCCTGCTCTATGCCTGGGACCATTCCGGCAACAGTACGACTTTACAGAACGCGATCAAGTCGATGGCCGACGAGATGGTGAACGACTACACGGTGAAAAGCGGCCCGATCTCCGGGACCACCAAGCCATTCATGACCGATGTATTGTTCCTTCTGAAAGTGTCCGAGTCCGGCTTCTCCGGGACATCAACCTACGGGGACATCGCCGCGACCCTTTTCGAAAGGCTGCGGTCGGCCAGACCGGCGGCCAGCGACGAGGTGGACAGAATAGTCACCGCCAGGACAACCCAGGGAGCAAAAGAACTGTCCGGCTACGACATCGCCTGGCTGTACCTGGCGGCAAGCAGTATCGGCAGCTCCAGCAAAGTGACCGGCGGGGCGGTCAAGACCAACGCCGCGGCTTACGCTGCTGCCGTCCGGACTGCGTACAACGGCCTGGGGGGAAGCTGGGAAGTCAACGGGGCTGGCTCGACCAACGCCCAGGTCCGCACCAGCACCGGCAACATGCTCAGCCGCGGCCTGCTGGCTCTGGCCGGTCTGGGGGACAGCGGCTTGTCGGTTTTCCTGACTGCGTCCCAGGAAACCTCCGCGGGCGCCAATTACGGGGCTTTCATGCCGGCCGGTAACGTCCAGAGCAACGGCTACATCATCGCGGCTCTCAGAAAACCTGGATGCTCCATCGGCGCTTACCGCGGTTGCAAGTACCTGCTTGAGTATCAGAACACGGACGGGTCCTGGTACAGCTATCCCCTGACCTCCAACACCGACATCTACCCGAGTGAAGTAGCTGCGGCGTTGAGCGGCCTGGCCAACGCGGCCTATGTCGTCTCTGTCTCGGGGATCAAGGACCGCGAGGGCAGCACGAGTCTTTCCCGCATTCCGGTCGTGCTGAAAAACGAGGACGGGGACACCGCCTACAAGGTCACCAGTAACGGCGCCGCCGAATTCTACGCCGTGCTGGACACCAACCTCATAATGTCTTTCCCCGTGAGCACAGCTCTCAGTAACGCCTTGAAAGGCATTGTAATAACCTCGACCGATGCCTCCTATATCCTGGAGCAGGCGGTCAAGTCTCCGCCTTTCGGTACGGATTCCCCGAATTACGGGACCGGCTCCATTGCCTTGCAGGCGGCCAACCTCGCCAAGAGCACCTCTTTCACGGGCGGCAGCGTCAACAGCCAGATCGCGGCCGAGATACTGCGTTTCAGTGTCGGCCTCAGCTCGCAGTACCCGCCGATCTATTTCGATCTGAGCATGCTGGACGGCGCATCGCTGAAAGACACTCTGCGCGTTTTGTACGACCATTCTGGAACGATGAATTTCACGGCAGCCAAGAATTTCGTACTGCGCGGCGACATCACCAACAGCATGAAAACCTCAGGCGGTCTGCCCTCCACCTCGACCCTGCTGGCTTCCGCCGGAGCGGTGGAGTCGCCGTTCCGCCTGGCCCTGGACAACCTCGGCGTCCAGTCCGGCAGTCTGAGCCTCCAGGTGAGAGTGGCCGGCATCAGCTCATCGGACAAGGGCCCCCGGGCGTTCCAGTACCTGGTCACCTATGATCCGAGTCTCGTGAAGTACAACGGGCTCGAGCTGTCGGCCGAGGCCGCCGGTTTCATGTACGCGGTCAACGATTCCGAACCCGGCCGGCTCAGGATCGCCATGGCGGGCGGGATCCCCCTGCGGGCCGACTGCGTGATCGCCTCGCTCCGGTTTGTCCCTCTCGGTACAGGCGTTGCGCCGATATTCGGTCTAAACAGTGTCATGATCGAGGATAAGATCGCGGATGTCGAGAGCGCGGTCTATTCGGCTCTCCAGGCCGATGCGGCTTACCTGCCCAAGGCGTTCAGCCTGTCGCAGAACCAGCCCAACCCGTTCAACCCGTCCACCACGATCAGCTACACCATCCCGGAGGGGGCGGAGCCGCTCAAGGTGAACCTCTCCGTGTTCAACATGCGTGGGCAACTGGTCAACTGTCTGGTCGACCGGGACCAGGCGGCCGGGACCTATTCCGTGAACTGGGACGGCCGTGGCAGTGACGGCCGCAGCGTTGCCTCGGGGGTCTATTTCTATCGGATACAGGCAGGAAAATACTCTCAGGTCAGGAAGATGATCATCCTGAAGTAATTATTCCTGAATGGTCCACGATAGAGGAGACTTCCTATGTTGATAAAATCGAAGTTGCTGCAGCTTTCGACCTTCCTGGCGGTGTTCCTTTTCACCGGTTTTGCCTACGGGCAGGTGAGTCTGCGGGTGGTGGACATACCCGCGGCGGCGAACGGGACAACCATCGGGGTGGTCGTAAAAGTCGGCCCGGCCAGCGGAGTATCCTCCGCGGACATCTGGCTGACCTATGACAACACGAAGCTGAGCCCGACCGGGACGGTGAGCAAAGGCGTCCAATTCGGCAATTTCAGCATCGTGTCCTCCACCGAGGCCGCGAGCGAGGTCCGGGTGGCGATGGCCGGAAGCACTCCGGTCAACGTCGGCAGCGAATCGGACCTTATCACAGTCTATTTCAACGTGCTGACAGGCAGCGGCTCGACCACGGTCGACTTCAGCAAGAACCTGCTGAACGGGACGAACCTCACCACCACCACACAGTCCGGGACTGTCACCTTTACCGCGCTGCCGGCGGTGAACCTGTCCGTGCAGGATTATCCGAACGCAGCCTACCAATCGGTGATCGGGATCCCGGTCAAGATCGGCGCCTACAACGACATCTCATCGGCGGATATCTGGCTCGTTTACGATCCGGCGAAGTTGCAGCCGACCGGCACTGTAAACCGGGGAGCCTCTTTCCAGGCGTTCTCCCTGTCCTCCTCGACCGCCAATTCAGGCGAGGTCAGAGTGGCCATGGCCGGCTCCAGCCCGGTCAATATCACGGCGGCGTCAGACCTGATTGTCGTGTACTTCAAGGTCCTGCAAGCCAGCGGGACGGCGAGCATAGGTTTCAGCAAGAACCTTGTCAACGGCGGGAATTTCCCCACGAACGTGACCTCCGGAACAGTCAGTTTCGTCTCCCAGTCGACGAGCTTCACTCTCCCGATCAAGGTGGCAAACCCGGGTGAAACGGTCTCGGTCGATATTTCGGCGCCATCGGTGACCGGGGTCAGAGGCATCGATGTCTGGATCAGCTACGACCCGGCCGTGCTCGCTCCGGCGAGCGCCTCGCTGGCGAGTGAACTGTCCGCGGCCGGTTTCTCCCTCCAGAGCAACCTTTCCGGCGCCGGTCTGGCCAAGCTGGCCCTGGCTGTCGGAACTCCGGCCACGATCAGTGGGACCGTGGCTACGATAGCTTTCACGGTTGTCGGCGCCGGAGGGCAAAGCACAGCGCTGGGTTTCAACCGGTTGAACATCAACGAGGGCGGCATCCAGGCCACGACACAGAACGGAAGCGTTGCGATCAACCGGGCGCCAGTGCTGTCGGAGATCGGGAATAAAAGTGCAGTGACCGGCACGCCGCTGACATTCAGCCTCCAGGCCACGGACCCCGACGGGGACGGGATCGTCTTTTCGGCGACCGGCCTGCCGACCGGCGCGACTCTGAATACTGAAACCGGGGAGTTCAGCTGGACACCGTCCGCGACCGGTACGTTCAATATCACTTTTAAGGCCACGGACATTCACGGAATTGAAGACAGCGAGACGATCAGTGTCAGCGTGAGCCAGGCGCATGTCAATCAGGCCCCGGTGCTCAGCACCGAGGGTGTGCCCACATCCACCTCCGTGACTGTTGGTGGCAATGTCAATTATACGTTTGTCGCCACGGACCCGGACAGTGATCCGGTAAGTTATCAGTCCAGCGACTTGCCGGCTGGGGCAAGCCTGAACTCCGGCACTGGCTTGTTCAGCTGGACCCCCACGGCCGCCGGGACTGCGAGCATCACTTTCTGGGCCACTGACGGGAGCTTGAACTCCAACACCCACACCCTGACAATAACTGTCAACGCCGGCGCCGTCCCCCCACCGCCTCCTCCGCCGGTAAACACTCCACCGGTTCTGAACCCCATACAGAACCGCAGTGTCGCGGCAGGTGATGTGGTCAGCATTCTGGCCCAGGCCACCGATGCGAACGGGGACCAGCTCACCTATGCCTTGAGCGGCAATGTTCTGAGCGCAATTCCCGCCCCGGTCTTCAACACCGCTACCGGACAGTTCACCTGGTCGACCACTGCGGCCACTATCGGTGGTATCTACCAGGCGACAGTCACGGTGAGCGACGGACACGGAGGAGTGGTAAGCCGAAGCTTCACAATAACAGTTGCGGGCGTGAACCATCCCCCGGTTCTCGGGACGTTGAACAACGTGACTGTGAACCAGGGACAGGTGGTCTCTTTCACTGTTACGGCCACGGACCCGGACGGCGACCCGCTGACATTGAGCGCCAGCGGAGCGCCGTTGACCGCCACTCCCGCGGCCTCTTTCAACGCTGCGACGGGCCAGTTCTCCTGGGCCACCAGCCAGGCGATACAGGGGAATTTCACCCTGACATTCACGGCCTCGGACGGTAAAGGCGGAGTGGCGACAAAGAGTATCACTGTCACCGTAGGTTCGGTCAACCGTCCACCCGTGCTCAACCCTATCGGCGGCAAGACCGTGGTCGAGCGTGAAACCCTCGAATTCAACGTGTCGGCCAGCGACCCGGATGCCGGGGCTCAGCTTCTGATTACCACAACGCCGCTGCCCACGGGTGCGACATTCTCGTACAACGTGGCCACGCACTCTGGACAGTTCCGGTTCGCCCCGGTCCTGGGGCAGGCCGGAACGTACCCGGTGACATTTACGGTCAGCGACGGGCAACTGGCGGCCACGGAAACAATACAGATCACGGTGACCCAGGCCTCGGTGCCGCCGGTTATCGCCACCATCGGTAACCGGACTGTCAATGTGGGCCAGCGCCTGGCTTTCCAGATCACCGCAACCGACCCCGCCGGCCGGTCCACGGTGAGCCTGAGCCTGAGCGGGCTGCCCTCTGGTGCGTCTTTCGATCCTGCGACCGGTCTGTTCTCGTTCACTCCGACCCAGGCCGGAGCCTCCACCGTGACCGTTACGGCCACCGGCGGCGGCGGGGCGACAAGCACCCAGACGTTCACCGTTACGGCCGTAGGGGTGAACAGACCGCCGGTATTCACCCCCCTGGCTGCCCAGTCGGTCAACACCGGCGCGGCGCTTCAGTTTACGGTGCAGGCGACCGATCCTGACGGTGACCCGGTTACCCTGTCCGCCACCGGCTCTCCCCTCCAGAGCCTGGGGGCCTCTTTCAACCCGGCCAGCGGTGGATTTTCCTGGACCCCGGCCGCCGGGACACAGGGTAACTACCGGGTGGATTTCAGCGCCGTGGACGACAAGGGCGGGAACAGCCGGATGACGCTCACTATCACGGTGGGCTCGGTGAACCGTCCTCCCGCCCTGTCCGATGTAACGAACAGGCAGGTGAACGCCGGTCTGCCACTGATCGTAACTTTCACGGCCTCGGACCCGGACGGCAACCCGCTCACTTTGAGCACCCCGGTGCGCCCGGCCGGCTCTGTGGTCACTTTCAGCGCAGGCAGCGGCTCTTTCAACTGGACGCCGACCTCGGACCAGGTCGGCACGCACGATGTGACTCTTATTGTAAGCGACGGCAGCCTGACCGCGGAAAAGAAATTCACCATCACCGTACTGAAAACCAACCATCCGCCGACCATGGCGCCGCTGGGCAACCGTACGGTCTCCGAGGGGGGGCGGCTGGATATTAATGTATTGGCCAGCGATCCGGACAACGACCCGCTGCTGTATTTCGCGACCGGCATACCGGAGGGGGCGACTTTCGACGCATCCACCGGCCTGTTCACTTTCAAGCCGACATACGATCAGGCCGGCTCCTACACGGTCAATTTCAAGGTCTCCGACGCGGACGGGCTGAGCGCGAACCAGAACGTCCAGATTCAGGTCAAGGACTTCAACCGTCCGCCGGTTTTCGGAACTCTGGGCAACCAGACCGTCGAGGTGGGCAAGCTGCTCGAGGTGATGGTTAGCGCCAGCGACCCGGACAACGACGTGCTGACTTTCAGCGCCAGAGTCCCGTCCGGGGCCGCGTTTGACGCGCAGACCAGGGTGCTGCGGTGGATACCGGGCGCCCAGGACGCCGGCACCCGTCAGGCCACTTTCAGCGTGAGCGACGGCAAGGGGGAGAGCGTCACCCGTAACATCTCCATTTCCGTGACCACTCCCAACATCGTGCTCAACCGCCCGCCGCTGATCGATCCGGTCGGGGCGCAGGTGGTGGAGGCCGGCCAGAGCCTGAGCTTCAGTGTCAGCGCCAGCGACCCGGAGCAATCCAAGGTCATCCTGACCGCGAGCGGGGTCCCGGCAGGCGCTTCGTTCACCAGCTCTACCGGGGCTTTCAAGTTTACGCCCACCTACCTGCAGGCCGGCAGCTACAGCGTGACATTCACCGCCAGTGACGGACAGTTGACCGCCTCGCTTCCGGTGGCGATAACTGTAGTGCGCAGTCTCAACAGCGCCCCGGTGCTCAGCGGTGTCTCCAACCGCGAGGTCCAGGCGGGCCAGAGCCTGACTTTCGTGGTCAGCGCCTCCGATCCCGAGGGGGACCAGTTCACCCTCGGCGCGCGCAACCTGCCTCCGGGTGCGGTGTTCAACCCCGGCAACGGGACATTTACATATTCTCCGACCATGGAGCAGGCGGGCAGCTACAATGTCTCGTTCCTGGCTACGGATTTCCTGGGGGCTTCCTCGGAAAAATCGATGACCCTCTCGGTCAGGGCGGTGAACCGTCCGCCGGAGTTTGTCCGCTCCGGCAATATCGCCGCCGCTGTCGGGCAACTGATCGAACTGATCGTCACAGCCAACGATCCTGACGGCGACCCCCTGGTCTACAGCTCGTCCAGCGCAGCGGCGCTGGGAGCCGCGTTCGATACGCAGTCGCACATCCTGAAATGGACCCCGGCCACGCCGGGGACGTTCGGCGTCAATTTCAAGGTCGAGGACGGACGGGGCGGCAGCGCGGTGCAGACAGTGCTGATCGCTGTGAGTTCTCCGACAGTCAAGCTCAACCTTTCGCCGAAATTCGAGCCTCTGCAGAACTATGTCCTGAACGCAGGCGGCAGCCTTTCCTTTACGGTGAACGCCAGCGACCCGGACGGAGACAACCTGGTGTTCGGCATAACCAAGGCCCCGGCCAATGCGTCTTTCAACTCCACTACCCGCACTTTCTCCTTCAACCCCGATCTCAGCCAGAGCGGTGTTTTCAAGCCGGTTTTCACGGTGAGCGACGGCAAGCTGACCGATCAAGTGTCGGCCGAGATCGAAGTCAAAGCCGTCAACCGGGCGCCGGTGCTGAGCGGC
It encodes the following:
- a CDS encoding Ig-like domain-containing protein — its product is MLIKSKLLQLSTFLAVFLFTGFAYGQVSLRVVDIPAAANGTTIGVVVKVGPASGVSSADIWLTYDNTKLSPTGTVSKGVQFGNFSIVSSTEAASEVRVAMAGSTPVNVGSESDLITVYFNVLTGSGSTTVDFSKNLLNGTNLTTTTQSGTVTFTALPAVNLSVQDYPNAAYQSVIGIPVKIGAYNDISSADIWLVYDPAKLQPTGTVNRGASFQAFSLSSSTANSGEVRVAMAGSSPVNITAASDLIVVYFKVLQASGTASIGFSKNLVNGGNFPTNVTSGTVSFVSQSTSFTLPIKVANPGETVSVDISAPSVTGVRGIDVWISYDPAVLAPASASLASELSAAGFSLQSNLSGAGLAKLALAVGTPATISGTVATIAFTVVGAGGQSTALGFNRLNINEGGIQATTQNGSVAINRAPVLSEIGNKSAVTGTPLTFSLQATDPDGDGIVFSATGLPTGATLNTETGEFSWTPSATGTFNITFKATDIHGIEDSETISVSVSQAHVNQAPVLSTEGVPTSTSVTVGGNVNYTFVATDPDSDPVSYQSSDLPAGASLNSGTGLFSWTPTAAGTASITFWATDGSLNSNTHTLTITVNAGAVPPPPPPPVNTPPVLNPIQNRSVAAGDVVSILAQATDANGDQLTYALSGNVLSAIPAPVFNTATGQFTWSTTAATIGGIYQATVTVSDGHGGVVSRSFTITVAGVNHPPVLGTLNNVTVNQGQVVSFTVTATDPDGDPLTLSASGAPLTATPAASFNAATGQFSWATSQAIQGNFTLTFTASDGKGGVATKSITVTVGSVNRPPVLNPIGGKTVVERETLEFNVSASDPDAGAQLLITTTPLPTGATFSYNVATHSGQFRFAPVLGQAGTYPVTFTVSDGQLAATETIQITVTQASVPPVIATIGNRTVNVGQRLAFQITATDPAGRSTVSLSLSGLPSGASFDPATGLFSFTPTQAGASTVTVTATGGGGATSTQTFTVTAVGVNRPPVFTPLAAQSVNTGAALQFTVQATDPDGDPVTLSATGSPLQSLGASFNPASGGFSWTPAAGTQGNYRVDFSAVDDKGGNSRMTLTITVGSVNRPPALSDVTNRQVNAGLPLIVTFTASDPDGNPLTLSTPVRPAGSVVTFSAGSGSFNWTPTSDQVGTHDVTLIVSDGSLTAEKKFTITVLKTNHPPTMAPLGNRTVSEGGRLDINVLASDPDNDPLLYFATGIPEGATFDASTGLFTFKPTYDQAGSYTVNFKVSDADGLSANQNVQIQVKDFNRPPVFGTLGNQTVEVGKLLEVMVSASDPDNDVLTFSARVPSGAAFDAQTRVLRWIPGAQDAGTRQATFSVSDGKGESVTRNISISVTTPNIVLNRPPLIDPVGAQVVEAGQSLSFSVSASDPEQSKVILTASGVPAGASFTSSTGAFKFTPTYLQAGSYSVTFTASDGQLTASLPVAITVVRSLNSAPVLSGVSNREVQAGQSLTFVVSASDPEGDQFTLGARNLPPGAVFNPGNGTFTYSPTMEQAGSYNVSFLATDFLGASSEKSMTLSVRAVNRPPEFVRSGNIAAAVGQLIELIVTANDPDGDPLVYSSSSAAALGAAFDTQSHILKWTPATPGTFGVNFKVEDGRGGSAVQTVLIAVSSPTVKLNLSPKFEPLQNYVLNAGGSLSFTVNASDPDGDNLVFGITKAPANASFNSTTRTFSFNPDLSQSGVFKPVFTVSDGKLTDQVSAEIEVKAVNRAPVLSGIPDRSVPEAGKLSFFVNAFDPDSDPLVRTADNLPENAGFNPQSGRFSFSPAVGQAGSYTVRFFAIDPKGASDTVTVSIQVLQVNLPPALGFLSNLEVTAGELAEIVLSASDPNDPLADLVFSASGLPQGAVFSAADRSFRWTPEVTQIGNFRVSFAVTDPAGLKDEKDIKITVKDPARFVDSPPVLASVGDRTVEEGSALSFTVTATDPDPGSTVTLTARNLPNGAAFSSAPGASSASGTFSFTPTMLQAGSYNVVFRASDGDFINEETVTITVTELDVAPVISVSPSQTAAVGQTLSIKVDGSDASGEPVVLSVQNSPMNSLFLTSAGRFAFTPSLEQAGQSFPVTFRVTDASGGYAEATCNISVSALNVAPELRRIPPLAISEGGLLEFSVVADDRNGDVLTYSAGNLPTGASFDAAVGIFRWMPAAGSAGNYSVSFSAADPAGLSDSRSVSITVGSVNRPPMLSDPGPQSAAEGQVLGFQVSASDPDGNPVTLSASGLPAGATFSDNGNGSGSFSWATTYRSNGSYQVVFSASDGSLSDQLRVPITIQDVNLPPTLDLAGGTLLAAAGMKFRHVEEGIRLAADVNDVQTFTVKEGEQVRVGIKVEDPGGDLLAVAVRNLPANASLGPDGMSILFAPDYDQAGDYLVLIEVSDGVFTVSRYAAFKVEDVNRPPVLRPVGERYVQEGMLISFEINAYDPDGDPITYAFSGLPGVATLVNNLFTFDTRLLPARQPVDAVYFLFRAFDGRGGSDWVGQDIAIIRPYTVGLGGTQLAAAVSPGDSIPLQMREGIGIQMALVNSGSGTYNTTGSIQVSEISGPLTEDVIKNLQGGGSSLLAVAASGGGKSKLTAAVTPIQLSAGGESGFFSIRRGWSVDLGGFSLTGQARPGVNDSIYLYLGFAFQDSDLVTQDPDLNGAFGTRMSIAAWDSVLGKFVLLEGVVDTLLNRVRLSIPLEVDTSRTALSAFGPIDLPRSVPRPRYKYFTAGAVLDYTPPSVEVQSKSFVTSRTEPYTILAKISDDLTGIARVDLIYTIAEQTDTVGMEQVSGVYQGEIPGQPIGANISYYVEAIDRDGNVSREPKVSGYLLNVSELGPTDLDGNGKVDVFDLLVLLRALTSHEDRDVNGDGKTDIWDLLVLLKVLSGKVQTALSGQPAGLEQMLNPSGKTAPEYKDDFGVRIDEAAQAAVARIVLEVSPEVGLGQVTVAPAAKGWQVVTSREGDRLTLLVFSLDGAPLAGGTLVNVDYLLGKGERLNESHVRLQEILVLNAEGQTLKAGVSLDGVAALPRAFSLEQNCPNPFNPSTSISFSLPEGPQVQVRLSVYNLRGQLLKVLVNETRDPGSYQVTWDGRDERGRAAPSGVYFYRMEAGDFARMRKMILLK